TTGCCCAATCCCAATAGCCATTGCAGATCCTTAAAACAAAATAAACAAAACAAAACTTAGCAATTAGTCAACCAGTTTATCAGAAAGCGGTCCGGGCAATGGCCTGAGTTTCAGCAGCTACAGGAGCGGCTGAGTGGCTTATCCCCTAAAGCGGGACAAGATTACCGGGGTGCAGCCCGGTCGTGCTGTTTAGGTCGTAAACAGGTAGTGCTGTTTAGGTAGTGAAAAGACAGGCTGCAAGCCTTCTCGTACCGTGACGACTTCACTACGTTTGGATCACTACCCGTAAACAGACAGGCTGTAAGCCTTGTTGTACTGTTATGGCTTCACTACATTTGGATCACTACCGAGAAAAACGTCGAGACTTCAGCCCAGCGATCGGTTTCCCGTCTGCTGATGTGGGAGACGGGGTGGGCGGGCGACATTTCTGTTCACAACAACCAAAACCGGGCAGACCCCCAAAGGGATCCACCCGGTTTCGTGATGCACTGATGGGCAGTACTGGAGTTTATGGGCGGTACTGGATTTGAACCAGTGACATCCTGCTTGTAAGGCAGGCGCTCTACCACTGAGCTAACCGCCCCAGTCCGGCCTCCTACAGTAGCAGGCAAAGGTAGTCTGATGCAATAGGGCCGCACCAAAATCCTGAACCGGATTGGCAAGGATAGCAGATCCCATAACCCTAGTGTTGCTCAGGAGCCTGGTAACCGTTTTCAAAGGCAAAACGCACTAACTGGGCACGGTTATCCAAGTTGAGCTTGCCTAAGATATTACTGAGGTGGGTTTGGACGGTGCGGGGGCTAATGAACAGGCGATCGCCAATTTGCCGGTTGGTATAGCCCTGAACCACTTCCCAAAACACCTTTTCCTCGGCAGGGGTGAGGGGCAACGGTTGGGGCATAGGACGGGCTTCAGGTTCCACGGTCATCACCTTAGCCTGCTGCATCAAGCGGACAATTTCCGCATGAATCCGCCGCGATCGCTCCAATTGCGCCTCAATTTTAGCCACCAGTTCCCTGGGTTCAAAGGGCTTAATTAAGTAGTCATCGGCTCCCAAGATATGGCCCTGGATTCGATCTTCCACATCACCCCGGCTAGACAGAAAAATGAGGGGAATGAGTTGTCCTTCACGGCTAGCCCGCATTTGCCGACAGAACTCGAAGCCATCCATTTCTGGCATCATGACATCCGAGACAATCAGGTCAGGGGGATCTTTCTCAAAAATTGCCAGTCCTTCAAGACCGGAGGCTGCATCCCGTACCAGATAATCTCTTTTTTCTAGGTAACGGGTTAGTGCAGTGCGGAGCGTAATATCGTCATCAACAATTAAAATCTTTTTCATCGTTTCCTTGCGAAGGATAAACACTAAGAGTGGAAACAAGACCACCGTTATGGCAGTTGTGTTGCCATCCTGGGTTTAGCCACCATCTGAATTAAAGGGCGAAGGGGCTAATTGACCACCAGCGCTCAGGCGAGGGTGCATCCTCCAGAGGAATTTAGATCCTAAGAGGC
Above is a window of Prochlorothrix hollandica PCC 9006 = CALU 1027 DNA encoding:
- a CDS encoding response regulator transcription factor; translated protein: MKKILIVDDDITLRTALTRYLEKRDYLVRDAASGLEGLAIFEKDPPDLIVSDVMMPEMDGFEFCRQMRASREGQLIPLIFLSSRGDVEDRIQGHILGADDYLIKPFEPRELVAKIEAQLERSRRIHAEIVRLMQQAKVMTVEPEARPMPQPLPLTPAEEKVFWEVVQGYTNRQIGDRLFISPRTVQTHLSNILGKLNLDNRAQLVRFAFENGYQAPEQH